A stretch of Geomonas oryzisoli DNA encodes these proteins:
- a CDS encoding hybrid sensor histidine kinase/response regulator: MKRSLIQKPALAFLVLICTCLCGLVFLFAYQQARESAISRLHDEQMIHAKQAAQGIQDYFSTWTGILTSMARMKEIAAADASGRQQMEFFYDAHREQIRSFTRVDENGIVLVSIPQREAAGRNISSQKHIQELLRTRIPVVSDVFRAVQGYDAIALHVPVYQGSRFRGSIAIVINFQNLAGRYLDVIRIGKTGHAWVISRDGTELYSPVPGHSGRSIFANGKGYPSLLAMAKQMLQGRSGTATYTAPADGDPDGAPARQLAVYHPISMGNTFWSIAVTSSEREILASLTAYRNRLVLAVLILLAGGVAVSMFVVKAMVIVKEEEAHREAEAELRASEQRYRDMFEHNPAPMLIYERGTMEMVAVNEAFLIGYGYTREEVLSLHLIDLYPEEEKEKIASVTARLSGHTYVGEWHHRRKDGTVFPIVVTSHDLAYKGRTCRIAVITDITERKKMERAIEEESQFNRILLEQSPDGIVIIDPATARFINFNGAACRQLGYSREEFAQLSIFDVEARETHEETRGRIADILASGSGSFETVQRTRSGELRNIEVNAKIVNIQDHQVYYCIWRDVTEHKKLEEQLRQSQKMESVGRLAGGVAHDFNNMLGVIIGSAELCRHRLPEDTPVQKYLEHILKAAQRSSEITRQLLAFSRKEIVSPKAVNLNSQIIDAEKVLCRLIGEDIRLSFKPTTSIWTVLIDPSQVDQILMNLSANSRDAMPDGGTLNIETANVRLDADYCRHHSGCTPGDYVKLTVSDTGIGMDRETRDHIFEPFFTTKGLGVGTGLGLATVYGIVSQNNGFITVYSEPGHGTVFTIYFPRLPDAKPDAEEVDAAIPSTGSGTVLLVEDEEMLLWTTTRMLEEMGYTVIQAQSPTQAIEICGKGESIDLVLTDVVMPGMNGREMTERIRAIRPEVKVLFMSGYTADIVAQRGIVEEGMHYIPKPLDARKLNEKIAQMLAQ, encoded by the coding sequence ATGAAACGAAGCCTGATCCAGAAACCGGCACTGGCATTCCTGGTCCTCATCTGTACCTGCCTGTGCGGCCTTGTCTTCCTGTTTGCCTACCAGCAGGCCAGGGAGTCCGCCATATCGAGGCTGCACGACGAGCAGATGATCCACGCCAAGCAGGCGGCCCAGGGAATCCAGGACTACTTCAGCACCTGGACCGGCATCCTCACCTCCATGGCGCGCATGAAAGAGATCGCAGCGGCGGATGCCTCCGGTCGGCAGCAGATGGAGTTTTTCTACGACGCCCACAGGGAGCAGATCCGCTCCTTCACCCGGGTGGACGAGAACGGCATCGTCCTGGTCAGCATCCCGCAACGCGAGGCGGCCGGCAGGAACATCTCGTCGCAAAAGCACATACAGGAACTGCTGCGCACCCGGATACCGGTGGTGAGCGACGTGTTCAGGGCGGTGCAGGGGTACGACGCCATCGCCCTGCACGTGCCGGTGTACCAGGGGAGCCGCTTCAGGGGCAGCATCGCCATCGTCATCAACTTCCAGAACCTCGCCGGGCGCTACCTCGACGTGATCAGGATCGGCAAGACTGGGCACGCCTGGGTGATCAGCCGTGACGGGACCGAGCTCTACTCCCCTGTTCCCGGACACAGCGGCCGGAGCATCTTCGCCAACGGCAAGGGGTACCCGTCCCTGCTCGCCATGGCTAAGCAGATGCTGCAGGGGCGCTCCGGCACGGCGACCTACACCGCTCCCGCCGACGGGGATCCCGACGGCGCCCCGGCCCGGCAACTCGCCGTCTACCACCCCATAAGCATGGGCAACACCTTCTGGTCCATCGCCGTGACGTCGTCGGAACGTGAAATCCTCGCCTCCCTTACGGCGTACCGGAACCGGCTGGTGCTGGCCGTGCTGATCCTGCTGGCGGGAGGGGTGGCCGTTTCCATGTTCGTGGTCAAGGCGATGGTGATCGTCAAGGAGGAGGAGGCCCACCGGGAAGCGGAAGCGGAATTGAGGGCGAGCGAGCAGCGCTACCGCGACATGTTCGAGCACAACCCGGCCCCGATGCTCATCTACGAACGCGGCACCATGGAGATGGTGGCGGTCAACGAAGCCTTCCTGATCGGCTACGGCTATACCAGGGAGGAGGTGCTATCGCTGCACCTGATCGACCTCTACCCGGAAGAGGAGAAAGAAAAGATCGCCAGTGTGACCGCGCGGCTTTCCGGCCACACCTATGTCGGTGAGTGGCACCATCGGCGCAAGGACGGCACCGTGTTCCCCATCGTCGTCACCTCTCACGACCTGGCGTACAAGGGGAGAACCTGCCGCATAGCCGTCATCACGGACATCACCGAGCGCAAGAAGATGGAGAGGGCGATCGAGGAGGAGTCCCAGTTCAACCGCATCCTCCTGGAGCAGTCCCCCGACGGCATCGTCATCATCGATCCGGCCACGGCGCGCTTCATCAATTTCAACGGCGCCGCCTGCCGGCAACTGGGGTACAGCAGGGAAGAGTTCGCCCAACTGTCGATCTTCGACGTGGAAGCGCGGGAGACGCACGAGGAGACCCGCGGGCGCATCGCCGATATCCTCGCCAGCGGCAGTGGCAGCTTCGAGACGGTGCAGCGGACCCGCAGCGGTGAACTGAGAAACATCGAGGTGAACGCGAAGATCGTCAACATCCAGGATCATCAGGTGTACTACTGCATCTGGCGCGACGTGACCGAACACAAGAAGCTGGAGGAGCAACTGCGGCAGTCGCAGAAAATGGAATCGGTGGGACGCCTGGCCGGCGGCGTGGCGCACGATTTCAACAACATGCTCGGCGTCATCATCGGCTCGGCAGAACTGTGCCGGCACCGGCTTCCCGAAGACACGCCGGTGCAGAAGTACCTGGAGCACATCCTGAAGGCGGCGCAGCGCTCCAGCGAGATCACCCGGCAGCTTTTGGCCTTCTCCAGGAAGGAGATCGTCTCGCCCAAGGCGGTGAACCTGAACAGCCAGATCATCGACGCGGAGAAGGTGCTCTGCCGCCTGATCGGCGAGGATATCCGCCTCAGCTTCAAGCCGACCACCTCCATCTGGACCGTCCTCATCGACCCGTCCCAGGTGGACCAGATCCTCATGAACCTGTCGGCCAATTCGCGCGACGCCATGCCCGACGGCGGCACCCTCAACATCGAGACCGCCAACGTCCGCCTCGACGCCGATTACTGCCGGCATCACTCCGGCTGCACCCCCGGCGACTACGTGAAGCTGACCGTGAGCGACACCGGCATCGGCATGGACCGGGAAACCCGGGATCACATCTTCGAGCCGTTCTTCACCACCAAGGGGCTGGGCGTTGGGACCGGGCTCGGCCTCGCCACCGTGTACGGCATCGTCTCACAGAACAACGGGTTCATCACCGTCTACAGCGAGCCGGGGCACGGCACCGTGTTCACCATCTACTTCCCGCGTCTGCCCGATGCGAAGCCCGATGCGGAGGAGGTCGACGCCGCCATCCCCTCCACCGGCAGCGGTACCGTGCTCCTGGTGGAGGACGAGGAGATGCTCCTGTGGACCACGACCCGGATGCTGGAGGAGATGGGGTACACAGTGATCCAGGCGCAGAGCCCGACACAGGCCATCGAGATCTGCGGCAAGGGGGAGAGTATCGACCTGGTGCTGACCGACGTGGTGATGCCGGGGATGAACGGGCGGGAGATGACCGAGCGGATCAGGGCGATCCGGCCGGAGGTGAAGGTGCTGTTCATGTCGGGGTACACCGCCGACATCGTGGCCCAGCGCGGCATCGTGGAGGAAGGGATGCACTACATCCCCAAACCGCTGGACGCGAGGAAGCTTAACGAGAAGATCGCCCAGATGCTGGCACAGTAA
- a CDS encoding response regulator — translation MEDLQSAARPKLLYVDDERPNLVALRALLRDTYEVLIAERAEDAFILLESHDIPLIVSDQRMPGMTGTEFLEKVAEAYPDNARMILTGYADIDAVIEAINRSQIYYYFKKPWNETEIRLTLANALDSVRTRRKLIDSERRFRSTFEQAGLGIAHLQLHGEILRANSQLQEFLGRSEAELLGQPFRNWFAGFDPEELLSAPGRVAVREASVPVPSGARWSRLTSSVSLDGKGVPDYLIALVDDLTERRHTEEQVIKLSHAVEQCPVSIRITDRNGVVEFVNPRFTEMTGYSAEDVVGKPADVFLTSQDDAGSAKSELQACLAAGAAWEGERLHHRKDGASFWARVTVSPISNRQGEVTHYLILKDDITERHKLEEQLRQSQKMEAIGQLAGGVAHDFNNILMVIMGFGSMLTADALLSSQQKEKVEHILESADKGAQLTASLLAFSRKQVMKLEVVNLNDVILHVEKFLTRVIGEDVQLRSVLSAAPLSVNVDCGQIEQVLMNLATNARDAMPKGGVLTIETSSQALEERSVMPHDTGEPGNYAVISVSDTGLGMDEATRSRIFEPFFTTKEQGKGTGLGMSIVYGIVKQHNGYVNVYSEPQVGTTFRIYLPLIETVEAGQRRQGDFAPPRAGSETILVAEDEPVLRELLQSILTEYGYRVILAEDGLDAVEKFRAAESVDLVLMDMIMPRMNGKEACDSIRSTAPGVKVAFTSGYTRDFVYLRDSIDAGTELIMKPVQPMELLRRVRDILDREPAAGARV, via the coding sequence ATGGAAGACCTGCAATCCGCCGCCAGACCGAAACTGCTGTATGTCGACGACGAGCGCCCGAACCTGGTGGCCCTGCGCGCGCTGTTGCGCGACACCTACGAGGTACTGATAGCGGAGAGGGCGGAGGACGCCTTCATTTTGCTGGAGAGCCATGACATCCCCCTGATCGTGTCCGATCAGCGCATGCCGGGCATGACCGGCACCGAGTTCCTGGAGAAGGTGGCGGAGGCCTATCCCGACAACGCCCGCATGATCCTCACCGGGTATGCCGACATCGACGCCGTCATCGAGGCCATCAACCGCAGCCAGATCTACTACTACTTCAAGAAACCGTGGAACGAGACCGAAATCCGCCTTACCCTGGCCAACGCGCTGGATTCGGTCCGGACCCGCCGCAAGCTGATCGACAGTGAACGCCGGTTCCGGAGCACCTTCGAGCAGGCGGGGCTGGGAATCGCCCACCTCCAACTGCACGGGGAGATCCTCAGGGCGAACAGCCAGTTGCAGGAATTCCTGGGGAGATCGGAGGCGGAGTTGCTGGGGCAGCCGTTCCGGAACTGGTTCGCCGGGTTCGACCCCGAGGAGCTGCTGTCGGCGCCGGGCCGGGTCGCGGTGCGGGAGGCGTCGGTGCCGGTCCCCAGCGGGGCGCGCTGGAGCCGCCTTACCTCTTCAGTCTCGCTGGACGGCAAGGGAGTCCCCGATTACCTGATCGCCCTGGTCGACGACCTGACCGAGCGCAGGCATACCGAGGAGCAGGTGATCAAGCTGTCGCACGCCGTCGAGCAGTGCCCGGTGTCGATCCGCATCACCGACCGCAACGGAGTGGTCGAGTTCGTGAATCCCAGGTTCACCGAGATGACCGGTTACTCGGCGGAGGACGTGGTAGGCAAGCCCGCGGACGTCTTTCTCACCTCGCAAGACGACGCCGGCAGCGCGAAGAGCGAGCTGCAGGCCTGCCTCGCCGCCGGCGCCGCATGGGAAGGGGAGCGGTTGCACCACAGAAAGGACGGCGCATCCTTCTGGGCCAGGGTCACCGTTTCGCCCATCAGCAACAGGCAGGGGGAGGTGACCCACTACCTGATCCTGAAGGATGACATCACCGAGCGGCACAAGCTCGAGGAGCAGCTCAGGCAATCCCAGAAGATGGAGGCGATCGGGCAGCTCGCCGGCGGCGTCGCCCATGACTTCAACAACATCCTCATGGTCATCATGGGGTTTGGTTCGATGCTCACCGCGGACGCCCTGCTGAGCTCGCAACAGAAGGAGAAGGTGGAGCACATACTCGAGTCGGCGGACAAGGGGGCCCAGCTCACTGCAAGCCTGCTCGCCTTCTCGCGCAAACAGGTGATGAAGCTCGAGGTGGTGAACCTAAACGATGTCATCCTCCACGTGGAGAAGTTTCTGACCCGGGTCATCGGCGAGGATGTCCAGCTCAGGTCGGTGCTCAGCGCCGCTCCACTGTCGGTCAACGTCGACTGCGGCCAGATCGAACAGGTGCTGATGAACCTCGCTACCAACGCCCGCGACGCCATGCCCAAGGGAGGTGTGCTGACCATAGAGACGTCGAGTCAGGCGCTCGAAGAGCGTAGCGTCATGCCCCACGATACCGGCGAACCGGGCAACTACGCAGTCATTTCCGTCTCCGATACCGGCCTGGGCATGGACGAGGCAACCCGGTCCAGGATCTTCGAACCCTTTTTCACCACCAAGGAGCAGGGGAAGGGGACCGGGCTCGGTATGTCCATCGTGTACGGCATCGTCAAGCAGCACAACGGATACGTCAACGTCTACAGCGAACCGCAGGTCGGCACCACCTTCCGCATCTATCTCCCGCTCATCGAGACGGTGGAGGCGGGCCAGAGGCGGCAGGGGGATTTCGCCCCCCCCAGGGCGGGATCGGAAACCATCCTGGTCGCCGAGGACGAGCCGGTCCTGCGCGAGCTGCTGCAAAGCATCCTCACCGAGTACGGTTACCGGGTCATCCTAGCCGAGGACGGGCTCGATGCGGTCGAGAAGTTCCGCGCGGCGGAGAGCGTCGACCTGGTGCTGATGGACATGATCATGCCGAGGATGAACGGCAAGGAGGCCTGCGACTCGATCAGGAGCACGGCACCGGGGGTGAAGGTGGCGTTCACGAGCGGCTACACCAGGGATTTCGTGTACCTGCGCGATTCCATAGACGCCGGAACCGAGCTGATCATGAAACCGGTGCAGCCCATGGAGCTCTTGCGGCGGGTGCGGGACATCCTGGACAGGGAACCGGCGGCTGGAGCCCGTGTCTAG
- a CDS encoding sensor histidine kinase produces MTQGRGNILVVDDTPANLQLLESILQERGYTVRAAINGRLAIKAARLQPPDLVMLDINMPEMNGFEVCRELKNDPGLAGIPVIFVSAAVETADKLHAFEEGGVDYVTKPFQPLEVLARVETHLELARVRAELERQNQALARALQNLTRAQTQLVQSEKMAALGLLTAGVAHELNNPLNFISASVQGLQKTVAPVDQLMVLCQDLAGGEAGAVPGRLEAWIGANHPEELRQEMNELVSNACYGANRAAEIVASLRIFSRLDEADRKNVNLHECLDAALLLLHNRYKDHIRIERRYGDLPLWLCQPGRLNQVFMNLLGNAVDAINAKPAHAANDVIRVSTRLEEREGHSCAVVEIADTGIGMSDEVKQHLFEPFFTTKEVGGGVGLGLAISHGIVRDHEGSIEVESQAGQGSLFRVVLPQFEA; encoded by the coding sequence ATGACACAGGGCAGAGGGAACATCCTGGTGGTCGACGACACTCCGGCCAACCTGCAGCTTTTGGAGTCGATCCTGCAGGAGCGAGGCTACACGGTCCGGGCGGCCATCAACGGCCGTCTCGCCATCAAGGCGGCCCGGCTCCAGCCCCCCGACCTGGTCATGCTGGACATAAACATGCCGGAGATGAACGGCTTCGAGGTGTGCCGCGAGCTGAAGAACGACCCCGGGTTGGCCGGCATTCCCGTGATCTTCGTGTCGGCGGCGGTGGAAACCGCGGACAAGCTGCACGCCTTCGAGGAAGGGGGGGTGGACTACGTCACCAAGCCTTTCCAGCCGCTGGAGGTGCTGGCCCGGGTGGAAACCCATCTCGAGCTGGCCAGGGTGCGCGCGGAACTGGAGCGGCAAAACCAGGCCCTGGCGCGGGCGCTGCAGAACCTGACCCGGGCGCAGACCCAGCTGGTCCAGTCGGAGAAGATGGCGGCGCTGGGACTGTTGACCGCCGGCGTCGCCCACGAGCTCAACAACCCCCTCAACTTCATATCCGCCAGCGTCCAGGGGCTGCAAAAGACGGTGGCCCCGGTCGACCAGCTGATGGTGCTCTGCCAGGACCTGGCGGGGGGGGAGGCCGGCGCGGTGCCGGGGCGGCTCGAGGCCTGGATCGGAGCCAACCACCCCGAGGAGCTGCGCCAGGAGATGAACGAGCTGGTGAGTAACGCCTGTTACGGTGCCAACAGGGCCGCCGAGATCGTCGCCAGCCTGCGCATATTCTCCCGGCTGGATGAGGCCGACAGGAAAAACGTCAACCTGCATGAATGCCTCGATGCCGCCCTGCTGCTGTTGCACAACCGCTACAAGGACCACATCCGCATCGAGCGCCGCTACGGGGACCTCCCTTTGTGGCTGTGCCAGCCGGGAAGGCTCAACCAGGTGTTCATGAACCTTTTGGGAAACGCGGTGGACGCCATCAACGCCAAGCCGGCTCATGCCGCCAACGACGTGATCCGGGTCAGCACCAGGCTGGAGGAGCGCGAGGGGCACTCCTGCGCCGTCGTCGAGATCGCGGACACGGGGATCGGCATGAGCGACGAGGTCAAGCAGCATCTCTTCGAGCCGTTCTTCACCACCAAGGAGGTGGGGGGCGGGGTCGGCCTCGGGCTGGCCATCTCGCACGGCATCGTGCGCGACCACGAAGGGAGCATCGAAGTGGAGAGCCAGGCCGGGCAGGGGAGCCTGTTCCGGGTGGTGCTGCCGCAGTTCGAAGCCTAG
- a CDS encoding hybrid sensor histidine kinase/response regulator: MLLLNLVVAGMITFTVVQSREAYRSRAEITTQNLAKVIDANISGIVSKIDIALLAVCDEYERQLTTGAIAPKELNSFIVRQHKRLPELVALRATDPSGMAIYGPEVTPATTKSLAHRDYFSSQRDNPALGLVISKPLVGGISGRWMIVLSRRVNFPDGSFAGLVYAGITLDYLSQSFATVNVGKQGLLSLVAADRTLLARYPKLSRPPGAPEVKIESPQFKALLASGQESGTYRAKSSVDGRDRIYSFRKVSLSQPLYVFVALATADYLAGWYGEVYHGVFFMLVFLIITIALALIFSRQWDRSRRAEQALKALEDERLKMEKLESLGVLAGGIAHDFNNILTGILGNISFARLQIAPVHGAQPLLEAAEKAGLRAGDLAKQLLTFARGGAPVREVSSVAFLVDEAVSLTLSGSNVKGVVDIPPHLSAVQADVGQMCQAFRNIIINAAQAMPDGGVLNIAARDVLLDAANTVKLPPGPYVVIDFTDHGPGIPETSLKKVFDPYFSTKPKGRGLGLASTYSIVKRHGGSLSVVSRVGEGSTFTIHLPSLGRAFQAQEPEATASGQGSLAPVSILVMDDEEVIRQLAEGMLQHLGHRVRTCADGTEAVSLYREALQAGRPFGLVLTDLTVPGGIGGREAAQQILALDPQARLVVMSGYSNDPVMASFREYGFVKALYKPFGVEALAALLESLPSLTREENS; encoded by the coding sequence GTGCTGTTGCTGAACCTTGTCGTGGCCGGGATGATAACTTTCACCGTGGTGCAAAGCAGGGAAGCGTATCGCAGCCGGGCCGAGATAACGACCCAGAACCTCGCCAAGGTGATCGATGCCAACATCTCCGGCATCGTTTCCAAGATAGACATCGCCCTGCTCGCGGTCTGCGACGAATATGAGCGACAGCTTACAACGGGGGCGATAGCACCAAAGGAACTGAACAGCTTCATCGTGCGCCAGCACAAAAGGCTCCCCGAGCTGGTAGCTCTCAGGGCCACCGATCCTTCCGGCATGGCCATCTACGGCCCCGAAGTCACGCCGGCCACCACCAAGAGTCTCGCCCACCGGGACTACTTCAGCTCTCAGCGTGACAACCCGGCCCTTGGTCTGGTGATCTCGAAACCCCTGGTGGGAGGCATCTCCGGGAGATGGATGATTGTGCTTTCCAGAAGAGTCAACTTCCCCGATGGCTCGTTCGCCGGTCTGGTCTATGCCGGCATCACGCTCGACTACCTCTCGCAAAGCTTCGCCACGGTCAACGTCGGCAAACAGGGATTGTTGTCCCTGGTGGCGGCAGACCGGACCCTGTTGGCGCGTTACCCGAAGCTTAGTCGTCCGCCGGGGGCGCCGGAAGTAAAGATCGAGTCGCCGCAGTTCAAGGCCTTGCTGGCGTCCGGGCAGGAATCCGGCACCTACCGGGCCAAAAGCAGCGTCGACGGACGCGACCGCATCTACTCCTTCAGGAAGGTATCACTGTCGCAGCCGCTCTATGTCTTCGTGGCCCTGGCTACCGCCGACTATCTTGCCGGCTGGTACGGGGAGGTTTACCACGGCGTTTTTTTCATGCTGGTCTTCCTGATCATCACCATCGCCCTCGCACTGATCTTCAGCAGGCAGTGGGATCGCAGTCGCAGGGCGGAGCAGGCGCTGAAGGCGTTGGAAGACGAGCGGCTGAAAATGGAGAAGCTTGAATCGCTGGGGGTGCTGGCAGGGGGCATAGCGCATGACTTCAACAACATCCTGACCGGAATCCTGGGCAACATCTCCTTTGCCAGGCTGCAGATAGCGCCGGTGCACGGTGCACAACCGCTGCTGGAGGCGGCGGAGAAGGCAGGTCTGCGCGCCGGGGACCTGGCCAAACAGCTGCTTACCTTTGCCAGGGGGGGAGCGCCGGTCCGCGAGGTCTCCTCGGTGGCGTTCCTGGTCGATGAGGCCGTTTCCCTCACCTTGAGCGGTTCCAACGTGAAGGGGGTGGTCGACATCCCGCCCCACCTGAGTGCGGTCCAGGCCGACGTGGGGCAGATGTGCCAGGCATTCAGAAACATCATCATCAATGCGGCACAAGCCATGCCCGATGGCGGGGTGCTGAACATCGCCGCGCGCGACGTACTGCTCGATGCCGCTAACACGGTCAAGCTTCCCCCCGGACCCTACGTGGTCATCGACTTCACGGACCACGGCCCGGGGATCCCGGAGACTTCGCTCAAGAAGGTTTTCGATCCCTACTTCAGTACCAAGCCCAAGGGGAGGGGCCTGGGGCTCGCGTCGACATACTCCATCGTCAAAAGGCATGGCGGCAGTCTCAGTGTCGTTTCACGAGTCGGTGAGGGGAGCACCTTCACCATCCACCTCCCCTCCCTGGGCAGGGCGTTCCAGGCGCAGGAACCGGAGGCGACGGCGTCCGGGCAGGGATCGCTTGCCCCGGTTTCCATACTGGTCATGGACGATGAGGAAGTCATACGCCAGCTTGCGGAAGGGATGCTGCAGCATTTGGGGCACCGGGTCCGTACCTGTGCGGACGGGACGGAAGCGGTGAGTCTTTACCGGGAGGCTCTGCAGGCGGGGAGGCCTTTCGGTCTGGTTCTGACCGATCTTACCGTCCCGGGAGGAATAGGGGGGCGCGAGGCCGCCCAGCAGATCCTGGCGCTGGATCCCCAGGCGCGCCTTGTGGTGATGAGCGGCTATTCGAACGACCCGGTCATGGCCAGCTTCCGGGAGTACGGCTTCGTCAAGGCCCTTTACAAGCCGTTCGGGGTCGAGGCGCTGGCCGCGCTGCTGGAATCGCTGCCCTCGCTGACGCGAGAGGAAAACAGCTGA
- a CDS encoding CHASE domain-containing protein translates to MIRRRPHWRVPVVVLTGLLVTVVLFFLVRKSELASFQSRLERDVSNCADTFGNRVDDTGMVLMALRNRFASSNEVSRGEFTIFTESFLRGHAEIKALSWNPAVLRRQRGRFEEEGRREFGSGFVLTERNAAGVRVPVRDRDCYYPVWYIEPMADNGKAIGFDVGSDRVRLAALERARDTGTATATERIKLVQDRASTYSVLVFHPLYAKGLPTATVAERRAAFLGATVAVINIEQLLVATYGGATPLGLDFDLLDLSAPFGEQLLYRWSSRQQAQATWFAPLLPPARTLVRNFEFCGRRWGMKLSPSREYLERNAPVAYWLLLPAGAMLSAFLGLYFRTIYAQREELERLVRARTAELQSSEATLRELNVHLEERVKDRTRQLEGAIEALSLAKERAEVANRAKSVFLAHMSHEIRTPLNAILGFSEITLHDATLSAEKRHNLEIINRSGEELLALINDVIEVSRIEAGSATLERRVFEPRSLLDEVVAGFLPEARAKNLQLVHEPAGGLLSCAAADEARLRHVLGHLVGNAVKFTREGGVVVRSRTGTRNATPWLDVEVQDSGRGVAAEDLERIFNAFEQAQLGEGDLGGTGLGLTLSRQYARLMGGDITVQSTLGQGSCFHFSVPLSHATAEEVADALRSRPHRPGLEQKPEPVPAELDLELDRLPRELCRSVAAAARGLDKNRLLELLEPVAQSAPGVARRLKGLAESYRFDLIEELVGAAGGEGRHRCHEGGTPGRDRSGT, encoded by the coding sequence ATGATCCGGCGCCGGCCCCATTGGCGCGTGCCCGTCGTGGTGCTGACGGGACTGCTGGTCACCGTGGTGCTCTTCTTCCTGGTGCGCAAATCGGAACTTGCCTCCTTCCAGTCACGCCTGGAACGCGATGTTTCCAACTGTGCCGACACCTTCGGCAACAGGGTCGACGACACGGGCATGGTGCTGATGGCCCTGCGCAACCGTTTCGCCTCGAGCAACGAGGTGAGCAGGGGGGAGTTCACCATCTTCACCGAGTCCTTCCTCAGGGGACACGCCGAGATCAAGGCGCTCTCCTGGAACCCTGCCGTGCTGCGAAGGCAAAGGGGCCGCTTCGAGGAGGAGGGGCGCAGGGAGTTCGGCTCCGGTTTCGTCCTCACCGAACGCAATGCCGCCGGGGTGCGCGTACCTGTGCGGGATCGGGATTGTTACTATCCCGTCTGGTACATCGAGCCGATGGCGGACAACGGCAAGGCGATCGGTTTCGACGTGGGGTCGGACCGGGTGCGTCTTGCCGCGCTGGAACGGGCGCGCGACACCGGCACGGCGACGGCGACGGAGCGGATCAAGCTGGTGCAGGACCGGGCCTCGACCTACAGCGTGCTGGTATTCCACCCGCTCTACGCGAAGGGGCTTCCCACCGCGACGGTGGCGGAGCGCCGGGCGGCGTTTCTGGGCGCCACCGTTGCCGTCATCAACATCGAACAGCTCCTGGTGGCCACCTACGGGGGCGCGACCCCTTTGGGTCTCGACTTCGATCTCCTCGATCTTTCCGCCCCCTTCGGCGAGCAACTGCTGTACCGGTGGAGCAGCCGGCAGCAGGCGCAGGCGACCTGGTTCGCGCCGCTGCTCCCCCCTGCCCGGACCCTGGTCCGCAACTTCGAGTTCTGCGGGCGCCGGTGGGGGATGAAGCTATCTCCCAGCAGGGAGTACCTGGAACGCAACGCGCCGGTGGCCTACTGGCTGCTGCTGCCGGCCGGGGCGATGCTCAGCGCGTTCCTGGGATTGTACTTCCGGACAATTTACGCACAGCGCGAGGAGCTGGAACGGCTGGTGCGGGCGAGGACGGCGGAGCTGCAGTCCAGCGAGGCGACCCTGCGGGAGCTGAACGTCCATCTCGAGGAACGGGTCAAGGACAGGACCAGGCAGCTGGAGGGGGCGATCGAGGCGCTGTCCCTGGCCAAGGAGCGCGCCGAGGTGGCCAACCGGGCCAAGAGCGTTTTCCTGGCCCACATGAGCCACGAGATCCGCACCCCGCTGAACGCGATCCTGGGCTTCAGTGAGATAACTCTGCATGACGCCACCCTCTCCGCCGAAAAACGGCACAACCTGGAAATCATCAACCGTTCCGGCGAAGAGCTCCTGGCACTGATCAACGACGTGATCGAGGTCTCCCGGATCGAGGCGGGGAGCGCCACCCTGGAGCGTCGCGTTTTCGAGCCCCGCTCCCTGCTGGATGAGGTCGTGGCCGGCTTCCTTCCCGAGGCGCGCGCCAAGAACCTGCAGCTGGTTCACGAGCCGGCTGGGGGGCTGCTGAGCTGCGCCGCCGCAGACGAGGCAAGGCTCCGCCACGTCCTGGGCCACCTGGTGGGCAACGCCGTAAAGTTCACCCGCGAGGGGGGCGTCGTCGTGCGCAGCCGCACCGGCACGCGCAACGCAACCCCGTGGTTGGATGTGGAGGTACAGGACAGCGGACGGGGGGTCGCCGCCGAAGACCTTGAGCGGATCTTCAACGCCTTCGAGCAGGCGCAGCTGGGGGAAGGGGACCTCGGAGGGACGGGGCTTGGTCTGACCCTCAGCAGGCAGTATGCCCGCCTGATGGGGGGCGATATCACCGTGCAGAGCACCCTGGGGCAGGGTTCCTGCTTCCATTTCAGCGTGCCGCTCAGCCATGCCACCGCCGAGGAGGTGGCGGACGCCCTGCGCAGCCGGCCGCATCGGCCGGGCTTGGAGCAGAAGCCGGAACCGGTGCCGGCGGAACTGGACCTGGAACTGGACCGGTTGCCGCGAGAGCTTTGCCGCAGCGTGGCCGCAGCGGCCAGGGGGCTTGACAAGAACCGTCTGTTGGAGCTGCTGGAACCGGTAGCGCAAAGCGCACCCGGGGTCGCCCGGCGGCTTAAGGGGCTCGCGGAGAGCTACCGTTTCGATCTGATCGAGGAGCTGGTCGGGGCGGCAGGGGGGGAAGGACGGCACAGGTGCCACGAGGGGGGCACCCCCGGAAGGGATAGGAGCGGGACATGA